The Granulicella sibirica genome has a segment encoding these proteins:
- the carA gene encoding glutamine-hydrolyzing carbamoyl-phosphate synthase small subunit translates to MQAMLALEDGRIFRGKGFGARAECSGEVVFNTSLTGYQEIFTDPSYAGQIVVLTNPHIGNYGTTPHDAEASKPYIEGLVTREFSAMSSNWRSTEVADEYLERNGIPVIAGVDTRAVVRHLRANGVMRGVIASGESLDSEALVAKARAIRKMDGTDLASVVSTKKIYEWSDAEPKNQTGDSLLGAGSDKALKHVVAYDFGIKENILRMLTREGCRVTVVPARTSAEEVMAMKPDGVFFSNGPGDPEPLDYAIENVQKLKGQAPLFGICLGHQIFGLALGGKTYKLKFGHHGGNHPILNHETGKVEITAQNHNFNVDPASLPSDVEQTHTNLNDNTMAGLKSKTDPMFSVQYHPEASPGPHDSHYLFRDFRKMMDEWEK, encoded by the coding sequence ATGCAGGCAATGCTGGCGCTGGAAGATGGGCGCATCTTTCGCGGTAAAGGTTTTGGCGCGCGGGCCGAGTGCTCGGGCGAGGTGGTCTTCAATACATCGCTGACCGGCTACCAGGAGATCTTCACGGATCCCTCGTATGCGGGGCAGATTGTGGTTCTCACGAACCCTCACATTGGAAATTACGGAACGACACCGCATGATGCGGAGGCGTCGAAGCCTTATATCGAAGGTCTCGTGACGCGTGAGTTCTCTGCGATGAGCTCGAACTGGCGTTCAACCGAGGTCGCGGACGAATACCTGGAGCGGAATGGGATTCCGGTGATCGCTGGCGTGGATACGCGCGCCGTCGTTCGGCATCTGCGGGCGAATGGCGTCATGCGTGGCGTGATCGCTTCCGGTGAGTCGCTTGATTCGGAAGCGCTGGTCGCAAAGGCGCGGGCGATTCGCAAGATGGACGGCACGGACCTGGCTTCGGTCGTGAGCACGAAGAAGATCTACGAGTGGAGCGATGCGGAGCCGAAGAACCAGACGGGCGATTCGCTGCTCGGTGCGGGTTCGGACAAGGCGCTTAAGCACGTGGTCGCTTATGACTTCGGCATCAAGGAAAACATCCTGCGCATGCTTACGCGCGAAGGATGCCGTGTGACCGTTGTCCCGGCTCGCACGTCCGCCGAAGAGGTGATGGCGATGAAGCCGGATGGGGTGTTCTTCTCGAACGGACCCGGCGATCCGGAGCCTCTGGATTACGCGATCGAGAACGTGCAGAAGCTCAAGGGGCAGGCTCCGCTGTTCGGGATCTGCCTCGGACACCAGATCTTCGGGCTGGCGCTCGGCGGTAAGACCTACAAGCTAAAGTTCGGGCATCACGGCGGGAATCACCCGATCCTGAACCACGAGACGGGCAAGGTCGAGATCACCGCGCAAAACCATAATTTCAACGTCGACCCGGCTTCGTTGCCGAGCGATGTCGAGCAGACACACACAAACCTGAACGACAACACAATGGCGGGGTTGAAGTCGAAGACGGACCCGATGTTCAGCGTGCAGTACCACCCGGAGGCGAGTCCGGGGCCGCATGACTCGCACTATCTGTTCCGGGATTTCCGGAAGATGATGGATGAGTGGGAGAAGTGA
- a CDS encoding GIY-YIG nuclease family protein — translation MTQVNDERTFYVYALKDPLLKPAVPFYIGKGTGVRAWEHELTPDTSSKGRRISQIHEAGQQVLVTKLADRLTETDALRIEAELISAFGSEVTGGLLTNAVFPRLELARRKSRNLNIPSGTWEKAQLGLQLMESAVLELALANQEGVTNSDVSHALGLQSDYLGGSRITSAGAFSAFLCVKAE, via the coding sequence ATGACGCAAGTGAACGATGAACGAACCTTCTATGTTTATGCGCTGAAGGATCCTCTACTCAAACCTGCGGTTCCGTTCTACATCGGCAAGGGTACAGGTGTGCGGGCCTGGGAGCACGAGCTAACACCGGACACTTCTTCGAAAGGCAGGAGGATTTCCCAGATTCACGAGGCTGGGCAGCAAGTACTCGTGACGAAGTTAGCAGATCGTCTCACTGAAACCGACGCGCTGAGGATCGAGGCGGAATTGATCTCCGCATTCGGAAGTGAAGTCACTGGTGGACTTCTTACAAACGCGGTTTTCCCTAGGCTTGAGTTGGCTAGGCGTAAGTCCCGAAATTTGAATATACCGAGTGGTACTTGGGAAAAAGCACAGCTTGGTTTGCAACTGATGGAAAGCGCGGTTCTGGAGTTGGCGCTTGCAAATCAAGAAGGAGTTACTAACTCCGACGTTTCGCATGCGTTAGGTCTACAGAGCGATTACCTCGGTGGATCAAGGATTACCTCAGCTGGAGCGTTCTCGGCCTTCTTATGCGTGAAGGCCGAATGA
- the carB gene encoding carbamoyl-phosphate synthase large subunit — translation MPRRNDIAKILVIGSGPIVIGQSAEFDYSGTQACKALKAEGYEVVLVNSNPASIMTDPEVADRTYIEPLNAAYVEEILRVETEMLRESGAKGVFAVLPTVGGQTALNLAVDLADSGVLDKYGVELIGAKLEAIKKAEDRLLFKDAMNKIGLDMPKSLLVNNVGDGLAFAGKIGFPVVIRPSFTLGGSGGGIAYNREEMTDILSRGLDLSPVSECLIEESVLGWKEYELEVVRDLNDNVIIICSIENFDPMGVHTGDSITVAPAQTLTDREYQRMRDAAIACIREIGVETGGSNVQFAVNPLNGRMTVIEMNPRVSRSSALASKATGFPIAKIAARLAVGYTLDELKNDITKVTPACFEPTIDYVVVKIPKWQFEKFPGTDEGLGPQMKSVGEVMAIGRSFKEAMMKAVRSLETGKKATAADIEPRRLTQRLVTAHPERLQYVRYAFEKGMTVREVARMTGMDPWFLYQMKEITDEIKAISEIPFEQVTEEALRDAKKMGISDERLATGWGVEASAVRQLRARLGVLPVFKLVDTCAAEFESLTPYLYSCYDEEDEASPTKRKKIMILGSGPNRIGQGIEFDYCCCHAAFALREDGYETVMVNCNPETVSTDYDTSDRLYFEPLTLEDVLAVYEHEAASGAEIGMIVQFGGQTPLNLSLPLKAAGVPIIGTSPESIDLAEDRKRFGKLIEQLQIPQPEGAMATSVEEAVAGANRVGYPVLVRPSYVLGGRAMVIAYDDEAIVKYMSTAIEYSQERPVLIDHFLEDATEVDVDALCDGDDVLIAGIMQHIEEAGIHSGDSSCVLPAVDLSQDVLETIRKHTRALAKALNVIGLVNIQFAIQRGKVFVIEVNPRASRTVPYVSKATGIPLAKIASRLMVGKKLRDLLPEQVASGKDLDTGSHFFVKSPVFPWGKFPGVDTVLGPEMKSTGEVMGVADNFGEAFAKAQIAAGQVLPVKGTIFLSVNDHDKDGLVQLAKDFTEMGFHLVATHGTADVLEKAGMQPERVYKVKEGRPNVVDFIKGERIQLIINTPRGQDTFFDEKAIRRAAVLARIPTITTLAAARAAAEGIAALQGGTLSVIALQTLHAERVAVATVS, via the coding sequence ATGCCACGCAGGAATGACATTGCGAAGATTCTGGTGATCGGCTCGGGGCCGATCGTGATTGGGCAGTCGGCCGAGTTTGATTACTCGGGGACGCAGGCTTGCAAGGCGCTCAAGGCTGAAGGCTACGAGGTTGTGCTGGTGAATTCGAACCCGGCATCGATCATGACGGATCCCGAGGTTGCCGATCGAACGTACATCGAGCCTTTGAACGCCGCCTATGTCGAAGAGATCCTGCGGGTCGAGACGGAGATGCTGCGAGAGTCCGGGGCCAAGGGCGTGTTCGCCGTGCTGCCAACGGTCGGCGGACAGACGGCGCTGAACCTTGCCGTCGATCTTGCGGATTCGGGTGTTCTGGATAAGTACGGCGTCGAGTTGATTGGAGCGAAGCTCGAGGCGATCAAGAAGGCGGAGGATCGGCTTTTGTTCAAGGACGCGATGAACAAGATCGGTCTTGACATGCCGAAGTCGCTCCTCGTGAACAACGTCGGCGATGGGCTTGCCTTTGCGGGGAAGATCGGCTTCCCGGTTGTCATCCGGCCTTCGTTCACGCTGGGTGGTTCTGGCGGCGGTATCGCTTATAACCGCGAGGAGATGACGGACATTCTCTCGCGCGGGCTTGATCTCTCGCCGGTCAGCGAGTGCCTGATCGAGGAGAGCGTGCTTGGATGGAAGGAGTACGAGCTTGAGGTCGTGCGCGATCTCAATGACAACGTCATCATCATCTGCTCGATCGAGAACTTCGATCCGATGGGCGTGCATACGGGTGACTCGATTACTGTCGCTCCGGCGCAGACGCTGACGGACCGCGAGTACCAGAGGATGCGTGACGCGGCCATCGCCTGCATCCGCGAGATCGGTGTCGAGACTGGCGGATCGAATGTGCAGTTCGCTGTCAACCCGCTGAATGGCCGCATGACGGTTATCGAGATGAATCCGCGCGTATCGCGGTCGTCGGCGCTGGCTTCGAAGGCGACGGGATTTCCGATTGCGAAGATCGCGGCGCGCCTTGCTGTCGGCTACACACTTGACGAGTTGAAAAACGACATCACGAAGGTGACGCCGGCCTGCTTCGAGCCGACGATCGACTATGTCGTCGTCAAGATTCCGAAGTGGCAGTTCGAGAAGTTCCCTGGAACAGACGAGGGGCTTGGCCCGCAAATGAAGTCGGTCGGCGAAGTCATGGCGATCGGCCGGAGCTTCAAGGAAGCCATGATGAAGGCGGTGCGGTCGCTCGAGACAGGCAAGAAGGCGACGGCTGCGGACATCGAGCCGAGGCGCCTGACGCAACGGCTCGTCACGGCGCACCCGGAGCGTCTGCAGTACGTACGGTACGCCTTCGAGAAGGGGATGACGGTGCGCGAGGTTGCGCGCATGACCGGCATGGATCCGTGGTTCCTGTACCAGATGAAGGAGATCACGGACGAGATCAAGGCCATCAGCGAGATCCCTTTCGAACAGGTTACCGAAGAGGCCTTGCGCGACGCCAAGAAGATGGGCATCTCCGATGAGCGCCTCGCGACCGGCTGGGGAGTCGAAGCTTCCGCTGTTCGTCAGCTTCGCGCCCGGCTCGGTGTGCTTCCGGTGTTCAAGCTTGTGGATACGTGTGCGGCCGAGTTCGAGAGCCTTACCCCGTATCTCTATAGCTGCTACGACGAGGAGGATGAGGCGTCTCCGACGAAGCGCAAGAAGATCATGATTCTCGGCAGCGGGCCGAACCGCATCGGGCAGGGAATCGAGTTCGATTACTGCTGCTGCCATGCGGCCTTCGCGCTGCGCGAAGATGGCTACGAGACCGTCATGGTGAACTGCAATCCCGAGACGGTTTCGACGGATTACGATACGAGCGACCGTCTCTACTTCGAGCCGCTTACGCTTGAAGACGTGCTTGCCGTTTACGAGCACGAGGCAGCCTCCGGTGCCGAGATTGGGATGATCGTGCAGTTCGGCGGGCAGACGCCGCTGAACCTTTCGCTTCCTTTGAAGGCGGCTGGTGTGCCGATCATTGGAACGTCGCCTGAGTCGATCGATCTTGCTGAGGATCGGAAGCGCTTCGGCAAGCTGATCGAGCAGTTGCAGATCCCTCAGCCCGAAGGTGCGATGGCTACGTCCGTGGAGGAGGCTGTCGCGGGCGCGAACCGCGTCGGATACCCGGTGCTTGTGCGGCCATCGTATGTGCTTGGCGGGCGGGCGATGGTGATCGCGTATGACGATGAAGCGATCGTGAAGTACATGAGCACGGCGATCGAGTACTCGCAGGAGCGGCCGGTGCTGATCGATCACTTCCTTGAAGATGCGACCGAGGTTGACGTCGATGCGCTGTGCGATGGCGACGATGTGCTGATTGCAGGCATCATGCAGCACATCGAGGAGGCCGGTATCCACTCAGGAGACTCGTCCTGCGTGCTTCCAGCGGTCGATCTGAGCCAGGATGTGCTGGAGACGATCCGGAAGCATACGCGGGCGCTGGCGAAGGCTCTCAACGTAATCGGACTGGTGAACATCCAGTTTGCGATCCAGCGTGGCAAGGTCTTCGTGATCGAGGTCAATCCACGTGCCTCACGGACCGTTCCGTATGTCTCGAAGGCCACGGGTATTCCTCTGGCCAAGATCGCGTCGCGCCTCATGGTTGGCAAGAAGCTCAGAGATCTCCTTCCGGAGCAGGTTGCCTCGGGCAAGGATCTCGATACGGGATCGCACTTCTTTGTGAAGTCGCCGGTGTTCCCGTGGGGTAAGTTCCCGGGCGTCGATACCGTGCTTGGGCCGGAGATGAAGTCGACCGGCGAAGTGATGGGTGTCGCGGATAACTTCGGCGAGGCGTTCGCCAAGGCGCAGATTGCCGCGGGCCAGGTACTCCCAGTGAAGGGAACCATCTTCCTCTCGGTCAACGATCACGACAAGGATGGGCTCGTGCAGCTCGCGAAGGACTTCACCGAGATGGGCTTCCACCTCGTCGCGACGCATGGGACCGCGGACGTGCTTGAGAAGGCGGGCATGCAGCCGGAGCGCGTCTACAAGGTGAAGGAAGGCAGGCCGAACGTGGTCGACTTCATCAAGGGCGAGCGGATTCAGTTGATCATCAACACGCCGCGCGGGCAGGATACGTTCTTCGATGAGAAGGCGATTCGGCGGGCGGCGGTGCTTGCAAGGATTCCTACAATCACGACCCTGGCGGCTGCGCGCGCTGCTGCAGAGGGAATCGCGGCGCTACAGGGTGGAACGCTGAGCGTGATTGCCTTGCAGACGCTCCATGCGGAACGGGTCGCCGTGGCTACGGTCTCATAA
- a CDS encoding TonB-dependent receptor, with amino-acid sequence MIEQQGHHIKHCTGQCDGTRGRLSRSFFLIALLVGSLFAGSKAQAQLTTADIIGTVTDGTGAAIPNAQVTLVNAETQAKRETVSNGSGDYQFSLLPVGHYSVTVKATGFSTSSTQDLSVEAGDRARADAHMQVGAESQTIEVQAQTPLLQADNATVSSTVTAKAVQDLPLNGRNFVQLVQLVPGANEGPGNGLSSGGRPDDRRTNAAGISVNGQDDTLNNWVVDGVDDNERIIGSIGVKPNVEGIQEITVQTNSYAPEAGRTAGGVINIVTRSGTNKFHGSAYEFFRNDIFDGRSVLQTTGSKPELRQNQFGGSIGGPIFHDKTFFFFDYEGLRQVVGVTYTKTVPTLAEYNAIQTNPQSLLSTANGTINPVSGTPLPINQIALNYLKLFPAPNAGPVGQLTNNYITSPNKTQTSNTYDARVDHRFNDRNVFFGRFSYNTVNTFTPPGLGTQNGLQISGGRYDFDGPAKDISQQYAFGFTHTFTQNLLLDLRAAFTRINNLSLPLNYGIGADVKIGFPASMTNFSPFADSLTPISVGPFSEIGDGAYVPLQDIDNTFQYSGTVSWTKGNHNIKAGASFLRRQARNVQSASAVGAYGFNLPTDSNSDQLTQQNNQLASMLVGAFNNEVRNANLFAPDYRSYEPSGFAQDSWKVNPKLTLIYGLRYDVFTPFTEAHNHISNFDFLQALTLNTASISSALKVAGQNGVNSQVNIPTDYSNVAPRVGFSASLTPSIVLRGGYGLSFFPGNYTSNADLKNAPFTSNFSPACQSTLAVQIETELGQSAGQNPDCASPKIGAPGTLNTGLPAPSAPDITNLAGINGLGFVAEAPHFKSALIQQFNLQMEQQFGANVFTIGYVGNIGQHLPESINNINQPKPFNPITNSSGATRPLGNILNNLGGVSYIDSEGVSNYSALQTSFQRRFTHGLAFDANYTWSKGLSDITGFSQQGGSQGWSNADPTRIRQIEYGIAENDIQNRFALSLNYELQYGKNFHGIKKAAFSGWQANTITVWQSGKPFTITSTGSGADNPIESDGLRHGYSNRAVPQNSGGNDRPNQIGDARASHKTNAQFFNTAAFAPQPLGTIGNTQRNSLFGPDFRHVDLSIFKNFPVTERVSVQFRAESYNISNTPNFYIGNGTSASQFGNAAFGQVSQTDPNYTPRLYQFALKAQF; translated from the coding sequence ATGATTGAACAGCAAGGGCACCACATCAAACATTGCACTGGCCAGTGCGACGGAACGCGGGGACGGCTCAGCCGCTCCTTCTTCCTCATAGCTCTTCTCGTCGGCAGCCTCTTCGCAGGCTCCAAAGCCCAGGCGCAGCTCACCACCGCCGATATCATCGGTACCGTCACCGACGGAACCGGAGCCGCCATTCCGAACGCGCAAGTGACCCTTGTTAACGCGGAGACGCAGGCAAAACGCGAGACCGTCAGCAACGGTAGCGGTGACTATCAGTTCAGCCTTCTTCCTGTTGGACATTATTCCGTCACGGTAAAGGCCACGGGCTTCAGCACCTCGTCGACCCAGGATCTCTCCGTTGAAGCGGGTGACCGTGCCCGTGCCGACGCCCACATGCAGGTCGGAGCGGAGTCTCAGACCATCGAGGTACAGGCTCAGACGCCTCTCCTCCAGGCCGACAATGCGACCGTCAGCTCGACCGTGACGGCCAAGGCGGTACAGGACCTCCCGTTGAACGGACGCAACTTCGTCCAGCTCGTTCAGCTTGTTCCCGGAGCGAATGAAGGTCCTGGAAATGGTCTGTCCAGTGGTGGACGCCCGGATGATCGCCGCACGAACGCGGCCGGCATCTCGGTCAACGGCCAGGATGACACCCTCAACAACTGGGTTGTCGACGGCGTCGACGACAACGAACGCATCATCGGGTCGATCGGCGTAAAGCCGAACGTCGAAGGAATCCAGGAGATTACCGTCCAGACCAACAGCTATGCGCCAGAGGCTGGCCGCACCGCTGGTGGCGTCATCAACATCGTCACGCGCTCCGGAACGAACAAGTTCCATGGCTCGGCGTACGAGTTCTTCCGCAACGACATCTTCGACGGCCGCAGTGTCCTCCAGACGACAGGAAGCAAGCCCGAGCTACGCCAGAACCAGTTCGGCGGAAGTATCGGCGGACCAATCTTCCATGACAAGACGTTCTTCTTCTTCGACTATGAAGGTCTGCGCCAGGTAGTCGGCGTCACCTACACCAAGACGGTCCCGACACTCGCCGAATACAACGCAATCCAGACCAATCCGCAATCGCTTCTCTCCACGGCGAATGGCACGATCAACCCGGTCAGCGGAACGCCACTGCCAATCAACCAGATCGCTCTGAACTACCTCAAGCTCTTCCCCGCCCCCAACGCCGGCCCAGTCGGCCAGCTCACCAACAACTACATCACCAGCCCGAACAAGACACAGACCAGCAACACCTACGACGCGCGCGTCGATCACCGCTTCAACGACCGCAACGTCTTCTTCGGACGCTTCTCCTACAACACGGTCAACACCTTTACGCCTCCCGGCCTCGGCACCCAGAACGGCCTGCAGATCAGCGGCGGCCGATACGACTTCGACGGTCCCGCAAAGGACATCTCGCAGCAGTATGCCTTCGGATTCACCCACACCTTCACCCAAAACCTTCTTCTCGACCTACGCGCGGCTTTCACGCGCATCAACAACCTCTCGCTTCCTCTCAACTACGGCATCGGAGCAGATGTGAAGATCGGCTTCCCTGCCAGCATGACCAATTTCAGCCCCTTCGCCGATTCCCTGACACCGATCTCCGTCGGCCCGTTCTCTGAAATCGGTGATGGTGCCTACGTTCCTCTGCAGGACATCGACAATACCTTCCAGTACTCGGGAACCGTGAGCTGGACCAAGGGCAACCACAACATCAAGGCCGGTGCGAGCTTCCTTCGCAGGCAGGCACGCAACGTCCAGAGCGCATCCGCAGTCGGCGCTTATGGCTTCAACCTCCCGACCGACAGCAACTCCGACCAGTTGACCCAGCAGAACAATCAGCTCGCCTCGATGCTCGTGGGAGCCTTCAACAACGAAGTACGAAACGCCAACCTCTTCGCTCCCGACTATCGCAGCTACGAGCCAAGCGGCTTCGCGCAGGATAGCTGGAAGGTGAACCCGAAGCTGACTCTCATCTACGGCCTCCGCTACGACGTCTTCACACCCTTCACCGAAGCGCACAACCACATCTCCAACTTCGACTTCCTGCAGGCCCTGACACTCAACACCGCCTCCATCAGCTCTGCTCTCAAGGTTGCCGGCCAGAACGGCGTCAACTCGCAAGTCAACATTCCGACCGATTACTCCAACGTAGCACCACGCGTCGGCTTCTCCGCGTCGCTCACCCCGAGCATCGTTCTACGCGGCGGATACGGATTGAGCTTCTTCCCCGGCAACTACACCTCGAACGCCGATCTGAAGAACGCACCGTTCACCTCCAACTTCAGCCCTGCCTGCCAGTCGACCCTCGCCGTTCAGATTGAAACCGAACTTGGTCAGTCTGCCGGCCAGAATCCTGACTGCGCCTCTCCCAAGATCGGTGCCCCCGGAACGCTGAACACGGGTCTGCCCGCTCCATCCGCACCGGACATCACAAACCTGGCAGGCATCAATGGCCTTGGTTTCGTGGCCGAGGCGCCTCACTTCAAGTCGGCTCTTATCCAGCAGTTCAACCTGCAGATGGAGCAGCAGTTCGGCGCGAACGTCTTCACTATCGGCTACGTCGGCAACATCGGCCAGCATCTGCCGGAGTCGATCAACAACATCAACCAGCCAAAACCCTTCAACCCAATCACAAACTCGAGTGGCGCGACGCGTCCCCTCGGCAATATCCTGAATAACCTCGGCGGCGTCAGCTATATCGACAGCGAAGGAGTCTCGAACTACAGCGCACTCCAGACCTCCTTCCAACGCCGCTTCACCCACGGGCTGGCCTTCGACGCCAACTACACCTGGAGCAAGGGCCTGAGCGACATCACAGGCTTCTCGCAGCAGGGCGGCAGCCAGGGCTGGAGCAACGCAGACCCAACCCGCATTCGGCAGATCGAGTACGGCATCGCGGAGAACGACATCCAGAACCGCTTCGCTCTCTCGCTCAACTACGAACTGCAGTATGGCAAGAACTTCCACGGCATCAAGAAGGCGGCGTTCAGCGGCTGGCAGGCGAATACCATCACCGTCTGGCAGAGCGGCAAGCCGTTCACCATTACAAGCACGGGCAGCGGCGCGGATAACCCGATCGAGAGCGATGGCCTCAGGCACGGCTATAGCAATCGCGCGGTCCCGCAGAACAGCGGTGGCAACGATCGTCCGAACCAAATTGGCGACGCTCGCGCCAGCCACAAGACCAACGCGCAGTTCTTCAACACGGCGGCCTTCGCTCCTCAGCCCCTTGGAACCATCGGAAACACGCAGCGCAACTCGCTGTTTGGCCCCGACTTCCGCCACGTCGATCTCTCCATCTTCAAGAACTTCCCGGTCACCGAACGCGTGAGCGTGCAGTTCCGTGCGGAGAGCTACAACATCTCCAACACGCCGAACTTCTACATTGGGAACGGTACGTCGGCCTCACAGTTCGGCAACGCAGCCTTCGGCCAGGTCTCGCAGACTGATCCGAACTACACCCCGCGCCTGTACCAGTTCGCACTCAAGGCGCAGTTCTAA